The following proteins are co-located in the Phreatobacter oligotrophus genome:
- a CDS encoding aldo/keto reductase — translation MTPRNLGRSGLKVSPICLGTMMFGGPTDEKASVRIIDRAREAGVNFIDTADVYTEGRSEEITGRAIKANRSHWVLATKLANPTGPGPNDRGLSRLYMMRAVEASLKRLGTDVIDIYYLHKEDHGTPLEETVRALGDLIRQGKIRHYGVSNHRSWRVAEICNLADRMGIDRPVVSQPYYNAMNRMPEVEHLPACGFYGLGVVPYSPLARGILSGKYDPKAPPPEGSRAGRADSRMMQTEWRKESLVIAQKLKAHAEKRGITPGQFATAWVLNNAFVTAAIAGPRTMEQFEDYLGAPGYAFTKADEALVDRLVPAGHPSTPGYTDPAYPLEGRVSRCG, via the coding sequence ATGACCCCGCGCAATCTCGGCCGCTCCGGCCTCAAGGTCTCGCCGATCTGCCTCGGCACGATGATGTTCGGGGGCCCGACGGACGAGAAGGCCTCCGTCCGCATCATCGACCGGGCGCGCGAGGCCGGCGTCAATTTCATCGACACTGCCGACGTCTACACCGAGGGCCGCTCCGAGGAGATCACCGGGCGGGCCATCAAGGCGAACCGTTCGCACTGGGTGCTGGCCACCAAGCTCGCCAATCCCACCGGCCCTGGCCCCAATGACCGCGGCCTGTCGCGCCTCTACATGATGCGCGCGGTGGAGGCCTCGCTGAAGCGGCTCGGCACCGATGTCATCGACATCTACTACCTCCACAAGGAGGATCACGGGACGCCGCTGGAGGAGACCGTGCGGGCGCTCGGCGACCTCATCCGGCAGGGCAAGATCCGCCACTACGGCGTCTCCAACCACCGGTCCTGGCGCGTCGCCGAGATCTGCAACCTCGCCGACCGCATGGGCATCGACCGGCCCGTGGTCAGCCAGCCCTATTACAACGCCATGAACCGCATGCCCGAGGTCGAGCACCTGCCGGCCTGCGGCTTCTATGGCCTCGGCGTCGTGCCCTATTCGCCGCTCGCCCGCGGCATCCTCTCCGGCAAGTACGACCCGAAGGCGCCGCCGCCGGAGGGTTCGCGTGCCGGCCGCGCCGACAGCCGCATGATGCAGACGGAGTGGCGCAAGGAATCCCTCGTCATCGCCCAAAAGCTGAAGGCCCATGCGGAGAAGCGCGGCATCACGCCGGGCCAGTTCGCCACCGCCTGGGTGCTGAACAACGCCTTCGTCACCGCGGCCATTGCCGGCCCGCGCACCATGGAGCAGTTCGAGGACTATCTCGGCGCGCCGGGTTACGCCTTCACCAAGGCCGATGAGGCGCTGGTCGACAGGCTGGTGCCGGCGGGGCATCCCTCGACGCCGGGCTATACCGACCCGGCCTATCCGCTGGAGGGGCGGGTGTCGCGCTGCGGCTGA
- a CDS encoding TRAP transporter substrate-binding protein, producing MSTRSPASRRGVLGAGLAGAALATPALAQANPKISWRLTSSYPKSLETLFGLSTQVAKRVAEATDGQFQIQTFAAGEIVPALQALDAIQNGTIECGHTLSSFYIGKDPAFAFDTSLPFGLNTRQHNAWLYQGGGRELVAEFMKGHNVHAIPSGNTGAQMGGWFRKEIKSLADLRGLKFRIAGLGGTIMARLGVVPQQIAGGDIYPSLERGTIDAAEFSGPADDEKLGFQRVAKYYYYPGFWEGCANVSFFVNLERWNALPAHYRAIVEAACAEALALSVAKYDHLNPDALFRLVASGAELRAFPQDVLAAAFKEAQALYGELAASNANFKKFYDSWLPYWRKEQIWFRVAELPFDAFTSSQVQGR from the coding sequence ATTTCGACCCGCTCTCCCGCCTCGCGCCGCGGCGTGCTCGGCGCAGGCCTTGCCGGCGCCGCGCTGGCGACGCCGGCCCTCGCCCAGGCCAATCCGAAGATCTCGTGGCGCCTCACCTCGTCCTATCCGAAGAGCCTCGAGACGCTGTTCGGCCTGTCGACGCAGGTTGCCAAGCGCGTCGCCGAGGCGACCGACGGCCAGTTCCAGATCCAGACCTTCGCCGCGGGCGAGATCGTTCCCGCGCTCCAGGCGCTCGATGCCATCCAGAATGGCACCATCGAATGCGGCCACACCCTGTCGAGCTTCTATATCGGCAAGGATCCCGCCTTCGCCTTCGACACCTCCCTGCCCTTCGGCCTCAACACCCGCCAGCACAATGCCTGGCTCTATCAGGGCGGCGGCCGCGAGCTCGTCGCCGAGTTCATGAAGGGCCACAACGTCCACGCCATCCCCTCCGGCAATACCGGCGCGCAGATGGGCGGCTGGTTCCGCAAGGAGATCAAGTCGCTCGCCGACCTGCGCGGCCTCAAGTTCCGCATCGCCGGCCTCGGCGGCACCATCATGGCCCGCCTCGGCGTGGTGCCCCAGCAGATCGCCGGCGGCGACATCTATCCCTCGCTGGAGCGCGGCACGATCGATGCCGCCGAGTTCTCCGGCCCGGCGGATGACGAGAAGCTCGGCTTCCAGCGGGTCGCGAAGTACTACTATTACCCGGGCTTCTGGGAGGGCTGCGCCAACGTCTCGTTCTTCGTGAACCTGGAACGCTGGAACGCCCTGCCCGCCCATTACCGCGCTATCGTCGAGGCCGCCTGCGCCGAGGCGCTCGCCCTGTCGGTCGCCAAATACGACCACCTCAACCCCGACGCCCTGTTCCGCCTCGTCGCCAGCGGCGCGGAGCTGCGCGCCTTCCCGCAGGACGTCCTCGCCGCCGCCTTCAAGGAGGCCCAGGCGCTCTATGGCGAGCTTGCCGCCAGCAATGCCAACTTCAAGAAGTTCTACGATTCCTGGCTGCCCTACTGGCGCAAGGAGCAGATCTGGTTCCGCGTCGCCGAGCTGCCCTTCGACGCCTTCACCTCCTCGCAGGTGCAGGGACGCTGA
- a CDS encoding twin-arginine translocation (Tat), giving the protein MNRRTLLTALAAGVAVSAMPFAFTGEANALPASAPADLTGVREALAPAAAAPQDMQWRRRRWRRRYWGGRPWRRRRCWINRRGFRVCRW; this is encoded by the coding sequence ATGAACCGCAGAACCCTGCTGACCGCGCTGGCGGCCGGTGTCGCCGTATCGGCCATGCCCTTCGCCTTCACGGGCGAGGCGAACGCCCTGCCCGCCTCGGCTCCCGCCGACCTGACGGGCGTGCGGGAGGCCCTGGCTCCCGCTGCCGCCGCCCCGCAGGACATGCAGTGGCGCCGCCGTCGCTGGCGCCGCCGCTACTGGGGCGGCCGCCCCTGGCGTCGCCGGCGCTGCTGGATCAACCGCCGCGGCTTCCGCGTCTGCCGCTGGTAA
- a CDS encoding outer membrane protein: MRRLISLAFAATAAFVATAATAADMAPPVLRESIPAVQPVDNGGWYLRGDVGLGTQTAQRWQYNPNPPGGITQATYQHSLSSTMFIGAGIGYAFNSWFRVDASLEYRSGGRFVGRDILTGPQSYENVLHTNMSSIVALVNGYIDLGTWWGITPYIGGGIGYAHNRLAPTFDTGVVVGVGPSSGVINGGSNGNFAWALMAGMAWDVSANTKIEIGYRYLNLGNFRSGAPCPLCTTAVQNYEIRQVTSHDIRLGLRYAFGGSTPVAPAPVVARY; encoded by the coding sequence ATGCGCCGCCTGATCAGTCTCGCTTTCGCCGCCACGGCGGCGTTCGTCGCCACCGCCGCCACCGCCGCCGACATGGCGCCGCCGGTGCTGCGTGAATCCATCCCCGCCGTGCAGCCGGTCGACAATGGCGGCTGGTACCTGCGCGGCGATGTCGGCTTGGGCACCCAGACCGCCCAGCGCTGGCAGTACAACCCGAACCCGCCCGGCGGCATCACCCAGGCGACCTACCAGCACTCGCTGTCGTCGACGATGTTCATCGGCGCTGGCATCGGCTACGCCTTCAATTCTTGGTTCCGCGTCGACGCCTCGCTGGAATATCGCTCCGGCGGCCGGTTCGTCGGCCGTGACATCCTCACGGGCCCGCAGAGCTATGAGAACGTGTTGCACACCAACATGTCCTCGATCGTGGCCCTCGTGAACGGCTATATCGACCTCGGCACCTGGTGGGGCATCACCCCCTATATCGGCGGCGGCATCGGCTATGCCCACAACCGCCTCGCCCCGACCTTCGACACCGGCGTGGTCGTCGGCGTCGGCCCCTCCTCGGGCGTGATCAATGGCGGCTCCAACGGCAACTTCGCCTGGGCGCTGATGGCCGGCATGGCCTGGGATGTCTCGGCCAACACCAAGATCGAGATCGGCTACCGCTACCTCAACCTCGGCAACTTCCGCTCCGGCGCGCCGTGCCCGCTCTGCACAACGGCGGTCCAGAACTACGAGATCCGCCAGGTCACCTCGCACGATATCCGCCTCGGCCTGCGCTACGCCTTCGGCGGCTCGACCCCGGTCGCGCCGGCCCCGGTCGTCGCCCGCTACTGA
- a CDS encoding DUF3297 family protein, translating to MTDETRAAPPDRLSTDPASPFYDAEILSREVGIRFKGVEKNNVEEYCVSEGWVRVVAGNARDRHGNPLTVKLKGPVEPYFKS from the coding sequence ATGACCGACGAGACCCGCGCCGCACCGCCCGACCGGCTGTCCACCGACCCCGCCAGCCCCTTCTACGATGCCGAGATCCTCTCCCGGGAGGTCGGGATCCGCTTCAAGGGCGTCGAGAAGAACAATGTCGAGGAATACTGCGTCTCCGAGGGCTGGGTGCGGGTTGTCGCCGGCAATGCGCGCGACCGGCACGGCAATCCGCTGACGGTGAAGCTCAAGGGGCCGGTCGAGCCCTATTTCAAGAGCTGA
- a CDS encoding GGDEF domain-containing protein, translating to MTEYLHPRTIALAVVVVSMTAGLLLLMSSRRNSEEPSLFTWGIANVMGSIGVAMLAMRNIAPDTLTIIVANALTLSAYMVNVAGVLQFCRRQVPWGLIALPPLVWLLLCQVPDFYGSVEARLTYISAIVVIASFTPAAVLWRLRGEALPTRIPTIVWYCLHGCVFIVRLVIPLLNTAPAPTELQASPVVVIIMVEALVHVTMISFLLLLLIKDRAEERYRRAAETDVLTGQPNRRAFMAEAERLVAEPTRWPACMLVIDVDRFKSINDTVGHAGGDTVLVTIATTIRSHLRPTDTFGRLGGEEFGALLPNTTLACAMTIAEGLRARVAALDIAAGGTTLRATVSIGVSMIAGGKPDLDTLIDRADACLYEAKRTGRNRVVAREDGIRLAG from the coding sequence GTGACCGAATATCTCCACCCGCGCACGATTGCCCTCGCCGTTGTCGTCGTCAGCATGACGGCCGGCCTGCTGCTGCTCATGTCGTCGCGGCGGAACAGCGAGGAGCCGAGCCTCTTCACCTGGGGCATCGCCAATGTGATGGGCAGCATCGGGGTGGCCATGCTGGCCATGCGGAACATCGCACCCGACACCCTGACGATCATTGTCGCCAACGCGCTCACCCTCTCCGCCTACATGGTGAATGTCGCGGGCGTGCTGCAGTTCTGCCGCCGACAGGTGCCCTGGGGTCTGATCGCCTTGCCGCCTCTGGTCTGGCTGCTCCTGTGCCAGGTCCCGGACTTTTACGGCAGCGTCGAGGCGCGCCTCACCTACATCTCCGCCATCGTCGTCATCGCCTCCTTCACGCCGGCCGCCGTCCTGTGGCGCCTGCGCGGCGAAGCCCTGCCGACCCGGATCCCGACCATCGTCTGGTACTGCCTGCACGGCTGCGTCTTCATCGTGCGGCTTGTCATCCCGCTGCTGAACACGGCCCCTGCCCCCACGGAGCTCCAGGCCTCGCCAGTCGTGGTCATCATCATGGTCGAGGCCCTCGTCCACGTGACGATGATCTCCTTCCTGCTGCTGCTGCTGATCAAGGACCGCGCCGAGGAGCGCTATCGCCGCGCGGCCGAGACGGACGTGCTCACCGGCCAGCCAAACCGCCGCGCCTTCATGGCCGAGGCCGAGCGCCTCGTTGCCGAGCCGACGCGCTGGCCGGCCTGCATGCTGGTCATCGACGTCGACCGCTTCAAGAGCATCAATGACACGGTGGGCCATGCCGGCGGCGATACCGTGCTGGTGACGATCGCCACGACCATCCGCTCGCATCTGCGCCCAACCGACACGTTCGGCCGGCTCGGCGGCGAGGAATTCGGCGCGCTGCTGCCCAACACGACGCTGGCCTGCGCCATGACCATCGCCGAGGGCCTGCGCGCCCGCGTCGCCGCCCTCGACATCGCGGCCGGCGGCACCACCCTGCGCGCCACCGTCAGCATCGGCGTCTCGATGATCGCCGGCGGTAAGCCGGACCTCGACACGCTCATCGACCGGGCCGATGCCTGCCTCTACGAGGCCAAGCGCACCGGCCGCAACCGCGTCGTCGCGCGCGAGGACGGGATCAGGCTCGCGGGGTGA
- a CDS encoding phosphatase PAP2 family protein encodes MTASPLPLPSTLGRLARLVRDEIGLVVALVVITGGTLAFLRLADIVVDGETEAFDRALLLFMRDPANPGLAPGPSWLPGIMRDITALGGLAVLSMLVAFAVIYLLLAGKRAAALFVLVSVIGGTALSHGLKIVFDRPRPDLIPGAPIELTASFPSGHAMISAVAYLTLGALLTRIEAPRRVHAFFIGVAVVMTVLIGISRVYLGVHWPTDVLAGWCLGAAWALLCWIVALWLQRRGQIEPRPGRE; translated from the coding sequence ATGACGGCGAGCCCTCTCCCCCTGCCCTCGACCCTCGGACGCCTCGCGAGGCTGGTGCGCGACGAGATCGGCCTCGTCGTGGCGCTGGTGGTGATCACCGGTGGCACGCTGGCTTTCCTCCGCCTCGCGGACATCGTCGTCGACGGCGAGACCGAGGCCTTCGACCGGGCGCTGCTGCTGTTCATGCGCGATCCGGCCAATCCCGGCCTTGCGCCCGGGCCCTCCTGGCTGCCGGGCATCATGCGCGACATCACCGCGCTTGGCGGCCTCGCCGTTCTGTCGATGCTGGTGGCTTTCGCGGTGATCTACCTGCTGCTCGCCGGCAAGCGCGCGGCGGCGCTCTTCGTGCTCGTTTCGGTGATCGGCGGCACGGCGCTCAGCCATGGGCTGAAGATCGTCTTCGACAGGCCGCGGCCCGACCTCATCCCCGGGGCGCCGATCGAGCTGACGGCGAGCTTCCCCTCGGGCCATGCGATGATTTCGGCGGTGGCCTATCTGACGCTCGGCGCGCTGCTGACGCGCATCGAGGCACCCCGGCGGGTCCATGCCTTCTTCATCGGCGTCGCGGTGGTGATGACCGTGCTCATCGGCATCAGCCGCGTCTATCTCGGCGTCCACTGGCCGACGGACGTGCTGGCAGGCTGGTGCCTCGGCGCCGCCTGGGCGCTGCTCTGCTGGATCGTGGCGCTGTGGCTGCAGCGGCGCGGCCAGATCGAGCCGCGGCCGGGTCGCGAATGA
- the glmM gene encoding phosphoglucosamine mutase, translating into MARKYFGTDGIRGRANAFPITPDMAMKVGQAAGVAFQRGEHRHRVMIGKDTRLSGYMIENALVAGFTSVGMDVLLVGPMPTPAVAMLTRSMRADLGVMISASHNPFDDNGIKLFAPDGYKLSDEVEKEIESLLDQDLSRKLASSRHLGRAKRIDDAQARYIEFAKRTLPRSLDLDGLRIVIDCANGAGYKVAPAALWELGAEVVTIGDKPDGFNINDACGSTHPETLVEKVREMRADIGIALDGDADRVLIVDEKGHVVDGDQLMAVVAQSWLEDGRLAQPGIVATVMSNLGLERFLGGLGLQLARTPVGDRYVLEHMREHGFNVGGEQSGHIILSDYSTTGDGLVAALQVLAVVLKMGRPVSEVCHRFEPLPQILKNVRFKGGKPLEAKSVVSAIDDAKVKLGNHGRLVIRPSGTEPVIRVMAEGDDRDLVETVVDQIVEAVTKAAA; encoded by the coding sequence ATGGCCCGCAAATATTTCGGCACCGACGGCATCCGTGGTCGCGCCAATGCCTTCCCGATCACGCCGGACATGGCGATGAAGGTCGGGCAGGCCGCGGGCGTCGCGTTCCAGCGCGGCGAGCATCGCCATCGCGTGATGATCGGCAAGGACACGCGGCTCTCGGGCTACATGATCGAGAACGCGCTGGTCGCCGGCTTCACCTCGGTGGGCATGGACGTGCTGCTGGTCGGCCCGATGCCGACGCCGGCGGTTGCCATGCTGACGCGCTCCATGCGCGCCGATCTCGGCGTGATGATCTCCGCCTCCCACAATCCCTTCGACGACAACGGCATCAAGCTCTTCGCCCCCGACGGCTACAAGCTCTCCGACGAGGTGGAGAAGGAGATCGAGAGCCTGCTCGACCAGGACCTGTCGCGGAAGCTCGCGAGCTCCCGCCATCTCGGCCGCGCCAAGCGCATCGACGACGCCCAGGCGCGCTACATCGAATTCGCCAAGCGGACCCTGCCGCGCAGCCTCGATCTCGACGGCCTGCGCATCGTCATCGATTGCGCCAATGGCGCCGGCTACAAGGTCGCCCCGGCGGCGCTCTGGGAGCTCGGCGCCGAGGTGGTGACGATCGGCGACAAGCCCGACGGCTTCAACATCAACGATGCCTGCGGCTCGACCCATCCGGAGACGCTGGTGGAGAAGGTGCGCGAGATGCGCGCCGATATCGGCATCGCCCTCGATGGCGACGCGGACCGTGTGCTCATCGTCGACGAGAAGGGTCATGTGGTCGATGGCGACCAGCTCATGGCCGTCGTCGCCCAGTCCTGGCTCGAGGATGGCCGCCTCGCCCAGCCCGGCATCGTCGCGACCGTCATGTCGAACCTTGGCCTCGAGCGCTTCCTCGGCGGGCTCGGCCTGCAGCTCGCCCGCACGCCGGTCGGCGACCGCTACGTGCTGGAGCATATGCGCGAGCACGGCTTCAATGTCGGCGGCGAGCAGTCCGGCCACATCATCCTCTCCGACTATTCGACCACCGGCGATGGCCTCGTGGCGGCGCTCCAGGTCCTGGCCGTCGTCCTGAAGATGGGCCGGCCGGTCTCCGAGGTCTGCCATCGCTTCGAGCCGCTGCCGCAGATCCTCAAGAACGTCCGCTTCAAGGGCGGCAAGCCGCTGGAGGCGAAGAGCGTCGTCTCCGCCATCGACGATGCCAAGGTGAAGCTCGGCAATCACGGCCGTCTCGTCATCCGCCCCTCGGGCACCGAGCCGGTCATCCGCGTCATGGCCGAGGGCGATGACCGCGACCTCGTCGAGACGGTGGTCGACCAGATCGTCGAGGCGGTGACCAAGGCCGCCGCCTGA